AAGCAGTGGGGCCCGAAGGGCTCGAAGAAGTTCATCCAGATCGATATCGAGCCCAAGGAAATGGATTCGAATATCGAGATCGCAGCGCCGCTCGTCGGCGATATCGGCTCGGTTCTGAACGAGCTGAACAAGGCGATCGACGGCAAGTGGCAGGCGCCGCCGGCCGACTGGGTCAAGACGATCAACGACAAGAAAGAGCAGAACATCGCCAAGATGGCGTCCAAGCTCGGCAAGAACTCCTCGCCGATGGACTTCCACTCGGCGCTGGGTGCCCTCAAGCAGGTCATCAAGGAGCGTCCGGACGCGATCCTCGTCAATGAGGGCGCCAACACGCTCGATCTGGCCCGCGGCATCATCGATATGTACAAGCCGCGCAAGCGCCTCGATGTCGGCACCTGGGGCGTCATGGGCGTCGGCATGGGTTCTGCGATCGCAGCGGCCGTCGAGACCGGTCTTCCGGTTCTGGCGGTCGAAGGCGACAGCGCCTTCGGCTTCTCAGGCATGGAAGTCGAAACGATCTGCCGCTACCAGCTGCCGGTGACGATCGTCATCTTCAACAATAACGGCATCTATCGCGGCATCGACAAGGACCCGACGGGCCGCGATCCGGGCACCACGGTGTTTGTGCCGGATGCGCGCTACGACAAGATGATGGAGGCCTTCGGCGGCAAGGGCTATTACGCCACGAGCCCCGACGAGCTGAAGCGCATGGTCGATGAGGCCATGAACTCAAAGAAGCCGGCCCTCATCAACGCCGTCATCGACCCCGAAGCAGGCTCCGAATCCGGCAATATCGGAAACCTCAACCCGCAATCGGTCGTCGGTAAGAAAAAGGCCTAAATTCCTTTACATCCCGGGCGGGCTTCAACCCTCGCCCGGGATGTTTATATGAGGCCTCACGGTGCCTTGAGACCGTGCAAAACGAAGAAAGAGTGCGAGAGAAGCGCGCCGCTGAAGGAGGTTCCGACGACTGGCAGCTGAGAAAAAAATCGGCTAGCTAATCGCCACGATTTCCACCCTGCCGGGCCTCACCGCAAGGCAGAGAAATTCGCTCCCGGACGGCAGCGTCCGGGATATCAGGTTCAACGCTGAATAAGGGAAACTGACCCATCATGACAAAGCCGCTTGAAGGGATCAAAATCATCGACTTCACGCACGTCCAGGCCGGTCCGGCCTGCACGCAGCTTCTCGCCTGGTTCGGCGCCGACGTTATCAAGGTCGAGCGTCCGGGTGCCGGCGACGTGACGCGCTCGCAGCTGCGCCACGTGGAAGGCGCGGACGCGCTCTACTTCACCATGCTGAATTCGAACAAGCGTTCGCTGACGCTCGACACGAAGACGCAGGAAGGTAAGGACGTCCTCACCAAGCTCATCAAGGAATCGGACGTCATGGTCGAGAACTTCGGCCCCGGCGCTCTCGACCGCATGGGCTTCTCCTGGGACAACATCCAGAAGATCAATCCGGGCATGATCCTCGCTTCGGTGAAGGGCTTCTCGGACGGCCATCACTACGAAGATCTGAAGGTTTACGAGAACGTCGCGCAGTGCGCCGGCGGCGCTGCGTCGACCACCGGTTTCTGGGACGGCCCGCCGACCGTGTCGGCTGCCGCGCTCGGCGACTCGAACACCGGTATGCACCTTGCGATCGGCATCCTCACGGCGCTGCATCACAAGAACAAGACCGGCAAGGGCCAGAAGGTCGCCGTGTCCATGCAGGACTCGGTGCTCAATCTCTGCCGCGTCAAGCTGCGCGACCAGCAGCGTCTGGATGCCATCGGCTATCTCGAAGAGTATCCGCAGTATCCGCACGGCTCGTTCTCGGACGTCGTTCCGCGCGGCGGCAATGCCGGCGGCGGCGGTCAGCCGGGCTGGGTTCTGAAGTGCAAGGGCTGGGAAACCGACCCGAACGCCTACATCTACTTCACCATCCAGGGTCATGCCTGGGCGCCGATCTGCAAAGCTCTCGGCAAGGAAGAGTGGATCGAGGACGCGGCCTACAACACGCCGCGCGCCCGTCAGGACAAGATTTTCGATATCTTCAAGACGATCGAAGACTGGCTCGCCGACAAGACCAAGTTCGAAGCGGTCGACATTCTGCGCAAATTCGACATCCCGTGCTCGCCGGTTCTGTCGATGAAGGAAATCGCCGAAGACAAGTCGCTGCGTGAAAGCGGCACCGTTGTCGAAGTCGACCATCCGCAGATCGGCAAGTATCTGACGGTCGGCTCGCCGATCAAGTTCTCGAACTACAAACCGGAAATCGTGGCTTCGCCGCTCCTCGGCCAGCACACGAACGAAGTGCTTGCGGGTCTCGGCTACAGCCAGGAAGACATCACCAAGCTGCACGACCTCAAGGCCGTCTGATACGGTTCTTCAGGTACGCACAAGAAAGGCCGCTCTCACGAGCGGCCTTTTTCTTTTGTACGGAGAGAGACAAACAAAAAGGGCGCCGATCAAGCCGGCGCCCTTTCCATTCGATGCGATGGCTCAGAGTTCGACGGTGTTGTCGAGCTGGCCGATGCCGTCGATGATGATCGAGACCTGATTGACGGGCTCCTTCATCGAGCCTACGCCGACCGAGGTGCCGCATTCGATCAGATCGCCCGGATGAAGCGTCATGTCGTGCGAGAGCAGCGAGACGAGCTTTGCTGCCGAGAAGATCATGTCGGAGATCGCATAGTTCTGACGCTCCTGACCGTTCAGGATCGTCTTCACCGTCAGCGTTTCCGGCTTCACATCGGTGGCGATGACCGGGCCGAACGGCCCGAAGCCGTCGCAGCCTTTGGCGCGCGCCCACTGAGGGAAAGTCGGGTCCTTCTGGATGATGGCGGCGGCGGTAATGTCGTTGACGACGGTGTAGCCGAAAATGTGCGAGGCGGCGTCGGCCTCAGACACATTCGTCGCCTTCTTGCCGATGACGATGCCGAGCTCGCCTTCGAACACGACGGGGCCGTCATAGTTCTTCGGCTTCTTCACGACCGCACCGGGATCGGTGATCGAGGAGATCGATTTCAGAAGGAACAGCGGCTCGGCGGGTTCCGCCACGTTGAGCTTTGCGGCAAGCGCATGAAAATTGTTCCACATCGCGATGATTTTCGTCGGCTCGCAGGGCGAGCGCAGCTTCACATCGGAGAGCTTGAGCGTCTCTCCCGTCGGCTTAGGATTATCGAACAGCGAGCCGGAATGAACGGCGATTGCGCCATCCTTCAGCGTGCCGATGGCGGTCTTGCCGCCATGGTCAAAACGGACCCAGTGCGCCATATGCGCTCTCCCCTCCAAAAATGCTGAACACTACTTTTGCGGCCGGTTCTTTTTATTCGCTGCCGACCTGGAAAATACGAAGCAGGTTTGTCGAGCCGGACTGCGCAAACGGCATGCCGGCGGTCACCGCCATGATGTCTCCGTCCTTCACGGCGTCGTACTTTTTCGCGACATCGGTTGCGAAGGCGACGATCTGTGAGACCTTTTCGAGATCCTGCGTAACGACGGCGCTGACGCCCCACACATAAGACATGCGGCGCGCGACTTCGATCTTCGGCGTCAGGCAGAAGATCGGAACGAGCGGACGCTCGCGCGCGGCGCGCAAAGTCGTCGAGCCCGAGGTCGTGTAGGTCGCGGCGGCGGCGAGCGGCAGAACGCTGGCGACAGTGCCGAGCGAGGCGCAAATCGCATCGGCGATCGTGCCGCGCGGCGCCGGACGCGAGGTTTCGATCAGGCGCTTATATTCCGGATCCTTTTCCGTCTCGACGACGATCTTGCTCATCATCGTCACGGCTTCGATCGGGAATTTGCCGGAGGCGCTTTCGGC
Above is a window of Terrihabitans soli DNA encoding:
- a CDS encoding fumarylacetoacetate hydrolase family protein, translating into MAHWVRFDHGGKTAIGTLKDGAIAVHSGSLFDNPKPTGETLKLSDVKLRSPCEPTKIIAMWNNFHALAAKLNVAEPAEPLFLLKSISSITDPGAVVKKPKNYDGPVVFEGELGIVIGKKATNVSEADAASHIFGYTVVNDITAAAIIQKDPTFPQWARAKGCDGFGPFGPVIATDVKPETLTVKTILNGQERQNYAISDMIFSAAKLVSLLSHDMTLHPGDLIECGTSVGVGSMKEPVNQVSIIIDGIGQLDNTVEL
- the frc gene encoding formyl-CoA transferase produces the protein MTKPLEGIKIIDFTHVQAGPACTQLLAWFGADVIKVERPGAGDVTRSQLRHVEGADALYFTMLNSNKRSLTLDTKTQEGKDVLTKLIKESDVMVENFGPGALDRMGFSWDNIQKINPGMILASVKGFSDGHHYEDLKVYENVAQCAGGAASTTGFWDGPPTVSAAALGDSNTGMHLAIGILTALHHKNKTGKGQKVAVSMQDSVLNLCRVKLRDQQRLDAIGYLEEYPQYPHGSFSDVVPRGGNAGGGGQPGWVLKCKGWETDPNAYIYFTIQGHAWAPICKALGKEEWIEDAAYNTPRARQDKIFDIFKTIEDWLADKTKFEAVDILRKFDIPCSPVLSMKEIAEDKSLRESGTVVEVDHPQIGKYLTVGSPIKFSNYKPEIVASPLLGQHTNEVLAGLGYSQEDITKLHDLKAV